One genomic window of Methanosphaera cuniculi includes the following:
- the dnaK gene encoding molecular chaperone DnaK, with amino-acid sequence MAEEKVIGIDLGTSNSAAAALIGGKPTIIPSAEGATQYGKSFPSYVAFTDDGEILVGEPARRQAVTNPESTISAIKRHMGSDYKVNIKGKDYTPQEISAYILQKIKKDAESFLGEPVKKAVITVPAYFDDNQRTATKDAGKIAGLEVLRLVNEPTAASLAYGLDKTDEEDVNILVFDLGGGTLDVTIMEFGEGIFEVQSTSGDTQLGGTDMDTALMKYLAEEFEKENGVNLLNDDQSAQRLREAAEKAKIELSTTLTTDINLPFITATASGPLHLNTTLTRAKLEEIVDPIIQRCGAPIKQAIDDAKLQSGDIDKIILVGGPTRMPAIQSYVERFVGQKVERGIDPMECVASGAAIQGGVLAGEIDDLVLLDVTPLSLGIETMGGVATKLIERNTTIPTKKSQIFTTAADGQTSVDIHVVQGERPMANDNTTLGRFQLVGIPSAPRGTPQIEVTFDIDANGIINVSAKDKGTGKEQQITITSSNKLSDEEIEQKVKEAEAHAEEDKKRQEEIEVRNTADSLIYTVDKTLDELKDQLADDKKSLLKDQQQDLKDAIEKDDIALIKEKSDILDKTVQEIGAEIYQQAAQAQQAQEQAQQQQQPNGSNPNDDDTIDADFQK; translated from the coding sequence ATGGCAGAAGAAAAAGTAATTGGAATAGACTTAGGAACAAGTAACTCAGCAGCAGCAGCACTAATTGGAGGAAAACCAACAATTATTCCAAGTGCAGAAGGAGCAACACAATACGGAAAATCATTCCCAAGTTACGTAGCATTTACAGATGATGGAGAAATACTAGTAGGAGAACCAGCAAGAAGACAAGCAGTAACAAACCCAGAAAGTACAATCAGTGCAATAAAAAGACACATGGGATCAGACTACAAAGTAAATATCAAAGGAAAAGATTACACACCACAAGAAATATCAGCATACATCCTACAAAAAATTAAAAAAGATGCAGAATCATTCCTAGGAGAACCAGTTAAAAAAGCTGTAATTACAGTACCAGCATACTTTGATGACAACCAAAGAACAGCAACTAAAGATGCAGGAAAAATCGCTGGACTAGAAGTATTAAGACTTGTAAACGAACCAACAGCAGCAAGTCTTGCATATGGACTAGATAAAACAGATGAAGAGGATGTAAACATACTAGTATTCGACCTCGGAGGAGGAACACTTGATGTAACAATCATGGAATTCGGAGAAGGAATATTTGAAGTACAATCCACAAGCGGAGACACACAACTTGGTGGAACCGACATGGACACAGCACTCATGAAATATTTAGCTGAAGAATTCGAAAAAGAAAATGGAGTAAACCTCCTAAATGATGATCAATCAGCACAAAGACTAAGAGAAGCAGCAGAAAAAGCAAAAATAGAACTTTCAACAACACTCACAACAGACATCAACCTACCATTCATCACAGCAACAGCATCAGGACCACTCCATCTAAACACAACACTAACACGTGCAAAACTCGAAGAAATTGTAGATCCAATCATCCAAAGATGTGGAGCACCAATCAAACAAGCAATAGATGATGCAAAACTACAAAGTGGAGACATAGATAAAATCATCCTCGTAGGAGGACCAACAAGAATGCCAGCAATCCAAAGCTACGTTGAAAGATTTGTAGGACAAAAAGTAGAACGTGGAATAGATCCAATGGAATGTGTAGCATCAGGAGCAGCAATCCAAGGAGGAGTACTTGCAGGAGAAATTGATGATCTAGTACTACTTGATGTAACACCACTATCACTTGGTATTGAAACCATGGGAGGAGTAGCAACAAAACTCATAGAACGTAACACCACAATACCAACTAAGAAAAGTCAAATCTTCACAACAGCAGCAGATGGACAAACAAGTGTAGATATCCACGTTGTACAAGGAGAAAGACCAATGGCAAACGACAACACAACACTTGGACGTTTCCAACTTGTAGGAATACCATCAGCACCAAGAGGAACACCACAAATTGAAGTAACATTCGATATTGATGCAAACGGAATCATCAACGTATCAGCAAAAGATAAAGGAACAGGAAAAGAACAACAAATCACAATCACATCATCTAACAAACTTTCAGATGAAGAAATCGAACAAAAAGTAAAAGAAGCAGAAGCACACGCAGAAGAAGACAAAAAACGACAAGAAGAAATCGAAGTAAGAAACACAGCAGACTCACTCATATACACAGTAGATAAAACACTCGATGAACTTAAAGATCAACTAGCAGATGATAAAAAATCACTACTTAAAGATCAACAACAAGACTTAAAAGATGCAATAGAAAAAGATGACATCGCATTAATTAAAGAAAAATCCGATATACTCGATAAAACAGTACAAGAAATAGGAGCAGAAATCTACCAACAAGCAGCACAAGCACAACAAGCACAAGAACAAGCACAACAACAGCAACAACCAAACGGATCAAACCCAAATGATGATGACACAATAGATGCAGATTTCCAAAAATAG
- the grpE gene encoding nucleotide exchange factor GrpE — MSKDEINDETIEEIKEELDEVEAEQQPETDNEPQQPDSEELLKQKDETIQQYKDKLQRIHADFENFKKRSEKEKQEFVKYANEGVILNMLEIYEDLQRALQVENDKDLKEGVELIYKKFTKTLKDEGVEEIPAEHEKFDPYKHEAMLTENNPDYENNEIIQDLQKGYTLNDKVIRYSKVKVCKK; from the coding sequence ATGAGTAAAGATGAAATAAACGATGAAACAATCGAAGAAATCAAAGAAGAACTCGATGAAGTAGAAGCAGAACAACAACCAGAAACAGATAATGAACCACAACAACCAGACTCTGAAGAACTTCTAAAACAAAAAGACGAAACAATACAACAATACAAAGACAAACTACAAAGAATACATGCAGACTTCGAAAACTTCAAAAAACGATCAGAAAAAGAAAAACAAGAATTCGTAAAATACGCAAATGAAGGCGTAATACTAAACATGCTAGAAATCTACGAAGACCTACAACGAGCACTACAAGTAGAAAATGACAAAGACCTAAAAGAAGGCGTAGAACTAATATACAAAAAATTCACAAAAACACTAAAAGATGAAGGAGTAGAAGAAATACCAGCAGAACATGAAAAATTCGATCCATACAAACATGAAGCAATGCTAACTGAAAACAACCCAGATTATGAAAACAACGAAATTATCCAAGATCTACAAAAAGGTTACACTCTAAATGACAAAGTCATACGATACTCAAAAGTAAAAGTATGCAAAAAATAA
- a CDS encoding ArsR/SmtB family transcription factor, with protein sequence MNLEAVLDVIGCKTRRDILALLTEEPKFVSEISQQLDIGQKAIIGHLKAMEELGLINPTYKKIERGRPRKYYEITQGVEIKIFIKPDKINMHMLGEEFTELYHIEERLYNGDIEAIADLKTLIKKYKNALKYAEELLKQVEFPHQQKNEKKTIITDITKAIPEYKIKDQKH encoded by the coding sequence ATGAATTTAGAAGCAGTACTTGATGTAATAGGATGCAAAACAAGACGAGACATACTAGCACTACTAACTGAAGAACCAAAATTCGTAAGTGAAATATCACAACAACTAGATATTGGACAAAAAGCAATAATTGGACATCTAAAAGCAATGGAAGAACTAGGATTAATAAATCCAACATACAAAAAAATAGAACGAGGAAGACCAAGAAAATACTACGAAATAACACAAGGAGTAGAAATAAAAATATTCATAAAACCAGACAAAATAAACATGCACATGCTAGGTGAAGAATTCACAGAACTATATCACATAGAAGAAAGACTCTACAATGGAGACATAGAAGCAATAGCAGACCTAAAAACACTAATTAAAAAATATAAAAACGCACTAAAATACGCAGAAGAACTACTAAAACAAGTAGAATTCCCACATCAACAAAAAAATGAGAAAAAAACCATAATTACCGATATTACAAAAGCAATACCTGAATACAAAATCAAAGACCAAAAACATTAA
- a CDS encoding TIGR00375 family protein, translating into MQINSDLHVHSKYSMATSKSMQSDIMAKESEKKGLDLIATGDALHSKWLGELEDNLTQIDDTGIYQLKDETSNTKFITTTEVEDNQRIHHLILIPSIETAWQMRDEFIVKNMDADGRPKIRMRGTEIMDIARDYNCIIGPAHIFTPWTGIYKSYDRISDCYDNRMADFVELGLSSDTYLADRIDELKNYTFLTNSDSHSPWPHRMGREFNTMEIKNLSFEDVRTSIKDNDIIKNYGFDPRMGKYHETGCIDCYKIFNIHDAQKLNMKCDVCGGVIKKGVKGRIEELATSDVPIHPEDRPEYRYILPLAELLSSIHNKGVMTKYVQSRYERLIELFKTEIDILLNVELDKIEHVDMLLANALKSYRNNTLNVTPGRGGLYGKVVYD; encoded by the coding sequence ATGCAGATAAATTCAGATTTACATGTTCATAGTAAATACTCAATGGCAACATCAAAAAGTATGCAATCTGACATTATGGCAAAAGAATCCGAAAAAAAGGGATTAGATTTAATAGCAACAGGAGATGCACTACACTCAAAATGGCTAGGAGAACTTGAAGATAATCTAACACAAATAGATGATACAGGAATATATCAACTAAAAGATGAAACGTCAAACACAAAATTTATCACAACAACAGAAGTAGAAGATAATCAAAGAATACACCATCTAATACTAATACCATCTATTGAAACAGCATGGCAGATGCGTGATGAATTCATAGTAAAAAACATGGATGCAGATGGAAGACCAAAAATACGAATGAGAGGAACAGAAATAATGGACATAGCACGTGATTATAACTGTATCATAGGACCTGCTCATATATTTACACCATGGACAGGAATATACAAATCATATGATAGAATCTCTGATTGTTATGATAATCGAATGGCTGACTTTGTAGAACTAGGACTTTCAAGTGACACATATCTTGCTGATAGAATTGATGAACTAAAAAATTATACATTTCTAACTAATTCTGATTCACACTCACCATGGCCACATAGAATGGGACGAGAATTTAACACAATGGAGATAAAAAATCTATCATTTGAAGATGTACGTACATCAATAAAAGATAATGATATTATAAAAAATTATGGATTTGACCCAAGAATGGGAAAATACCATGAAACAGGTTGTATTGACTGTTATAAAATATTTAACATACATGATGCACAAAAACTCAACATGAAATGTGATGTATGTGGGGGAGTAATTAAAAAGGGAGTAAAAGGAAGAATTGAAGAACTTGCAACAAGTGATGTTCCAATACATCCTGAAGATCGTCCTGAATATCGATACATATTACCATTAGCTGAACTTTTAAGTTCAATACATAATAAAGGTGTTATGACAAAATATGTACAATCCAGATATGAACGTCTAATTGAACTATTTAAAACAGAAATAGACATACTACTTAATGTTGAGTTAGATAAGATAGAACATGTTGATATGCTACTTGCAAATGCATTAAAATCATATCGTAATAATACACTAAATGTAACACCTGGACGTGGAGGATTATATGGTAAAGTAGTGTATGATTAA
- a CDS encoding proteasome assembly chaperone family protein, producing MDDKTTINQIEEVEFENPIVLEGLPGIGFVGKIVVDQLIKQLDATKFAELESDYFPPQVTVTKEGLIDYMKNEFYYLKDFGENNLDVIILTGNSQATEFEGQIALSRTLMEYFEQLGATKIYTLGGLGTGEMIEKNRVFVASNQKEVLDEILELENTLIRKDEGGSIVGASGLLLHFADQKNIPAACLMGETPGFYIDPSAAIEVLKVLFEILKFDMDLEELNEKVEDTLKRLSLNPQLNQMVEQQVSKPNDDLRYIG from the coding sequence ATGGATGATAAAACAACAATAAATCAAATAGAAGAAGTAGAATTTGAAAATCCAATAGTTCTTGAAGGACTTCCAGGAATAGGATTTGTAGGAAAAATAGTGGTAGATCAATTAATAAAACAACTTGATGCAACCAAATTTGCAGAACTAGAATCAGACTACTTCCCACCACAAGTAACAGTAACAAAAGAAGGACTAATAGACTACATGAAAAATGAGTTCTACTACCTAAAAGATTTCGGAGAAAACAACTTAGATGTAATAATACTAACAGGAAACTCCCAGGCAACAGAATTTGAAGGACAAATAGCACTCTCAAGAACATTAATGGAATACTTCGAACAACTTGGAGCTACTAAAATATACACACTCGGTGGACTAGGAACAGGTGAAATGATAGAAAAAAATCGAGTATTCGTAGCATCAAACCAAAAAGAAGTACTTGATGAAATACTAGAACTTGAAAATACACTCATACGAAAAGATGAAGGTGGATCAATCGTTGGAGCATCAGGACTACTGCTTCATTTTGCAGATCAAAAAAATATACCAGCAGCATGTCTAATGGGTGAAACACCAGGATTCTACATTGACCCATCAGCAGCAATAGAAGTACTAAAAGTACTCTTTGAAATACTAAAATTCGATATGGACTTAGAAGAACTTAATGAAAAAGTAGAAGATACACTTAAAAGACTATCATTAAACCCACAATTAAACCAAATGGTAGAACAACAAGTATCAAAACCAAATGATGATTTAAGATACATAGGATAA
- a CDS encoding RNA-protein complex protein Nop10 encodes MKFQMRRCNECGEYTLDDICPNCNVKTGVIYPARYSPQDKYGKYRRILKKQQEQQQKEG; translated from the coding sequence ATGAAATTTCAAATGAGACGTTGTAATGAGTGTGGAGAATATACACTAGATGACATATGTCCAAATTGTAATGTTAAAACAGGCGTAATATATCCAGCCCGTTATTCACCACAAGATAAATATGGAAAATATAGACGTATACTAAAAAAACAACAAGAACAACAACAAAAAGAAGGATAA
- a CDS encoding alpha/beta fold hydrolase has product MDLKDLEAQYYTLDEFKFENGRILKDQVVEYTTFGKPQYDDEGHIINAILYFHGTTGDYGSIKRISKAVGSNLPFDPELFFFISLSTLGSPGSCSPSTSNLEADFPSYTILDMVNFNKVFIEEKFNIKHLKGVIGNSMGGFEAISWACNYPDSIDFLISLVSSYKVGGQNYVLSQLLYDIIESDPNFHDNPTDASLIRSLEIASKATYSFGLSRQFYMDQSNCEIKEAMDEFAHEDSKEDVYDAYYRCVASMNHDLTDIIDNITAKTMIIAIYEDQYFPPELDAIPMHTLIPGSKLTCFNSYLGHVGSSELDKIQEELEDFMKQFK; this is encoded by the coding sequence ATGGATTTAAAAGATTTGGAAGCTCAATATTATACATTAGATGAATTTAAATTTGAAAATGGTCGTATACTTAAAGATCAGGTGGTGGAGTATACTACATTTGGTAAGCCACAATATGATGATGAAGGACATATTATAAATGCTATTTTATATTTTCATGGTACAACAGGTGATTATGGCTCTATAAAACGTATAAGTAAAGCTGTGGGAAGTAATTTACCTTTTGATCCTGAGTTATTTTTCTTTATATCTCTTTCAACATTAGGAAGTCCTGGTAGTTGTTCTCCAAGTACATCAAATTTAGAAGCTGACTTTCCTAGTTATACAATACTTGATATGGTGAATTTTAATAAGGTATTTATTGAAGAGAAATTTAATATTAAACATCTTAAAGGAGTAATTGGAAATTCTATGGGTGGTTTTGAAGCTATTAGTTGGGCTTGTAATTATCCTGATTCAATTGATTTTCTAATTTCACTTGTAAGTAGTTATAAAGTAGGTGGTCAGAATTATGTTTTATCACAACTTTTATATGATATTATAGAATCTGATCCTAACTTCCATGATAATCCAACTGATGCATCACTCATAAGATCTCTTGAAATTGCAAGTAAGGCTACGTATTCTTTTGGTTTATCTAGACAATTTTATATGGATCAATCTAACTGTGAAATAAAAGAAGCAATGGATGAATTTGCACATGAAGATTCAAAAGAAGATGTATATGATGCATACTACAGGTGTGTTGCAAGTATGAATCATGATTTAACTGATATTATAGATAATATAACAGCAAAAACCATGATTATAGCAATATATGAAGATCAATACTTCCCACCAGAACTTGATGCAATTCCAATGCATACATTAATTCCAGGTTCAAAACTCACATGTTTTAACTCATACTTAGGACATGTAGGATCATCAGAACTTGATAAAATACAAGAAGAACTTGAAGATTTCATGAAACAATTTAAATAA
- a CDS encoding translation initiation factor IF-2 subunit alpha: MVRMNKEWPEEGDLIVGTVHKVLGYGAFAKLEEYEGKEAFIHISEVSSGWVKNIRDYVRENQKIVARVLRVNPKKGHVDASLKRIREDQRTRRMQQWKIEQKAEKLLEISAKSINKTLDEAYDEVGYLIMDEFGDLYEGFELASDEGEDVLLALDIDPEWAEIITSVAKKNISTPEVQITGYVDLTSYKPNGVEIIREALCSIESDDVEVQCVGAPKYRIMVTAEDYPTAEKILSDSSEKCISIIEDNDGYGHFHRELDE; the protein is encoded by the coding sequence ATGGTACGTATGAATAAAGAATGGCCTGAAGAAGGTGATCTAATTGTTGGAACCGTACATAAAGTATTAGGTTATGGAGCATTTGCAAAGCTTGAAGAATATGAAGGTAAAGAAGCATTTATTCATATTTCAGAAGTTTCATCAGGATGGGTTAAAAACATAAGAGATTATGTAAGAGAAAACCAGAAAATTGTTGCACGTGTACTACGTGTAAATCCTAAAAAAGGACATGTTGATGCTTCATTAAAACGTATACGTGAAGATCAAAGAACACGTAGAATGCAACAATGGAAAATTGAACAAAAAGCTGAAAAACTTCTTGAAATTTCTGCAAAATCAATTAATAAAACTCTTGATGAAGCATATGATGAGGTAGGTTATCTTATCATGGATGAATTTGGAGATCTTTATGAAGGATTTGAATTAGCATCAGATGAAGGAGAAGATGTACTTCTTGCTTTAGATATTGATCCTGAATGGGCTGAAATTATTACTAGTGTTGCTAAGAAGAATATTTCAACTCCTGAAGTTCAAATTACAGGATATGTTGATCTTACATCATATAAGCCAAATGGTGTTGAAATTATTCGTGAAGCTCTTTGTTCTATTGAATCTGATGATGTTGAAGTTCAATGTGTTGGAGCACCTAAATACAGAATAATGGTAACAGCTGAGGATTATCCAACGGCTGAGAAAATATTAAGTGATTCATCTGAAAAATGTATTTCAATTATTGAAGATAATGATGGTTATGGACATTTCCATCGTGAATTAGATGAATAA
- a CDS encoding 30S ribosomal protein S27e: MAKQESNFLKVKCGDCENTQIIFDHAASTVKCVVCGKTLVEPKGGRSKICAQILEVLEH; this comes from the coding sequence ATGGCTAAACAAGAAAGTAATTTTTTAAAAGTTAAATGCGGTGATTGTGAAAATACACAAATAATTTTTGATCACGCAGCATCAACAGTAAAATGTGTTGTATGTGGTAAAACATTAGTTGAACCAAAAGGCGGACGTTCAAAAATCTGTGCACAAATCTTAGAAGTACTAGAACACTAA
- a CDS encoding 50S ribosomal protein L44e gives MRIPRERRTYCPKCKKHTVHEVHTSKKRKASELKWGQRQFRRVTAGYRGYPRPLPSGSKPIKKLDLRYKCKECGKAHIKRDTNIRAGKVEFVSQ, from the coding sequence ATGAGAATACCACGAGAAAGAAGGACTTACTGTCCAAAATGTAAAAAACACACAGTACACGAAGTACACACATCAAAGAAAAGAAAAGCAAGCGAACTTAAATGGGGACAACGTCAATTCAGACGTGTAACCGCAGGGTACAGAGGTTATCCAAGACCTTTACCATCAGGAAGTAAACCTATTAAAAAATTAGATTTAAGATACAAATGTAAAGAATGTGGAAAAGCTCACATTAAAAGAGATACCAACATTCGTGCAGGAAAAGTAGAATTTGTATCACAATAG
- a CDS encoding DNA replication complex GINS family protein, whose protein sequence is MDTFFQKLRDIQKKERIDGPLSEIDDTFYDDASNYLQQLLKIVDKNPLSLEAYQLRDARRIIIEICERREVKILTTALANLQKSHDLFKGHKDDSTLFDELPYNMTYDEEQLYIDIVNTLLKHRENIIQNKQNNKRMQQKQVQTQPEVVQATPEVEVTQQEQKVVEENTEDEWVDIKPQNPVKTQKPSKDVKPQQNRIDDIDIPDDVFSSPALDESQVAMMFGEMPDSMPRDENNNPVRIKKEPKTDITTPFTPPEIPEDDTVSLQVSEDEKKPKTLTSQNSIQKHENIESDVKVDEPTTTTTSDIIDKPIPTPDETSNIKIEDDTKLDEELFNDEKLVSFNCEVNSDILDVDDRTYGPFNVDDVALLPGNIVQILLSHDIIRVL, encoded by the coding sequence TTGGATACATTTTTTCAAAAACTACGAGATATTCAGAAAAAAGAAAGAATAGATGGACCATTATCAGAAATAGATGATACATTCTATGATGATGCTTCAAACTATCTTCAACAATTACTAAAAATAGTAGATAAAAATCCACTCTCACTTGAAGCATATCAACTACGTGATGCAAGACGAATCATAATAGAAATATGTGAAAGACGAGAAGTAAAAATACTAACAACAGCACTAGCAAACCTACAAAAATCACATGACCTCTTCAAAGGACATAAAGATGATTCTACTTTATTTGATGAACTTCCATACAATATGACCTATGATGAAGAACAACTCTACATTGATATTGTAAACACATTATTAAAACACAGAGAAAATATAATACAAAACAAACAAAACAATAAAAGAATGCAACAAAAGCAAGTACAAACACAACCTGAAGTAGTACAAGCAACACCAGAAGTTGAAGTCACACAACAAGAACAAAAAGTAGTAGAAGAAAACACAGAAGATGAATGGGTAGATATAAAACCACAAAATCCAGTTAAAACACAAAAACCATCAAAAGATGTAAAACCTCAACAAAATAGAATTGATGATATTGACATACCTGATGATGTATTTTCATCCCCTGCTCTTGATGAAAGTCAAGTTGCAATGATGTTTGGAGAAATGCCAGATAGTATGCCACGTGATGAAAATAACAATCCTGTACGAATAAAAAAAGAACCTAAAACTGATATAACAACACCATTTACACCACCTGAAATACCAGAGGATGATACAGTATCACTACAGGTAAGTGAAGATGAAAAAAAGCCTAAAACACTAACTTCACAAAATAGTATACAAAAACATGAAAATATAGAATCTGATGTAAAAGTAGATGAACCAACAACAACCACTACATCTGATATTATTGATAAGCCAATACCAACACCAGATGAAACATCAAATATAAAAATAGAAGATGATACAAAACTTGATGAAGAATTATTTAATGATGAAAAGCTTGTATCATTTAATTGTGAGGTTAATAGTGATATATTAGATGTGGATGATCGTACATATGGTCCATTTAATGTGGATGATGTAGCATTACTTCCTGGTAATATTGTGCAAATTCTACTTTCACATGATATAATACGAGTATTATAA